The segment ATGAGTTTGAGGAGGAAATCATTACAAACGAATAACAACATGGCAGAAATCATCATACCCACCCCACTTAGAAAATTTGCAGACAATCAATCGACAATTGATGTAGTCGGAGACAATGTATTGTCTGCCATCGAAAATTTAGTGACTCAATTTCCAGATTTGAAAAAGCAAATTTTCGATGCAGAGGGAAATATCAAGCGTTTTATTCGAATCTATAAAGGTGAAGATGATATTGAGTCCCTAGAAAATGAAAAGACAAGTATAGAATCTGATACGGTCATCAGTATCATACCAGCCATAGCAGGAGGAACAAAGTAAATATGTCAATTACATTTTCCAAAGCGGAGTTAGAACGCTACAGCCGTCACCTAATCATACCAGAGTTCAACATCGAGGGACAGCGCAAGCTGAAAGAAGCCAAAGTATTGGTGATAGGTAGTGGAGGACTGGGTAGTCCTGTACTGCTGTATTTGGCTGCTGCAGGTGTGGGACATCTGGGAATTGTAGATTTTGATGTGGTAGATGATTCGAATTTGCAACGTCAGGTTTTATTCACGGTAGAGGATGTCGGGAGGCCCAAAGCAGAAGTAGCGAAAGAACGTTTGCAGAAGCTCAACCCTTATATCGAATTTACAGTCCATGATACAGCCCTGACTTCTGAAAATGCACTTGATATCATCAAGGATTATGATGTGATCGCAGATGGGACGGACAATTTTGCGACACGTTATTTGGTCAATGATGCCTGTGTGATTTTGGACAAAGTGAATGTTTATGCTTCTATTTTTCGATTCGAAGGACAAGTATCTGTGTTCAATTATCCAGACCAAGACGGTGTGCGCGGACCACATTACCGAGATTTATTTCCTTCTCCACCACCCCCAGGGATGGTACCCAGTTGTTCGGAAGGCGGCGTGATGGGCGTCTTACCAGGTATGATCGGGACGATGCAGGCCAACGAAGTAATCAAAGTCATCACAGGGATCGGAAAACCGCTCAGTGGTCGTTTGTTTTTGTTCGACACCTTGGCATTTGAGACTCGCACGATGAAAATCCGTAAGAATCCAAATACGGCTCCAGTGACAGCACTCATCGACTATGAATTTTTCTGTGGCTCTGGACATGAAGACCAACCAGAGGCTGTAGCAGAAATCACCGCTCAGGAACTCAAAGAATGGATGGATAACGAAAGACAGTTTCAGTTGATCGATGTCCGTGAACCCTATGAGTACGAAATCGCCAACATCGGTGGAGAATTGATTCCTCAAGGTCAGATCGAAGCACAGCTCGATCAAATCAGACAAGACAAACCTGTGGTATTGTATTGTAGAAGTGGCAATAGGAGTGCAGATGTACTTCGCTCTCTCAAGACTAAGGGCTTTGATAATCTCTACAACCTCAAAGGAGGAGTTCTATCATGGGCAGAGCATATCGATCCTGAAATGGCAAAATATTAAGAGGAAACAAAATAGCCCGACTGAATCGGGCTATTTTGTTTCTCAGAGCGTTAGCTCTTTTTGGCTTTTTTCAATCTCTTCTCTTCCTTTTTCTCTTTTGGTGATTTAGTAGCCTCTTTTTTTACGCTCTTCTTGGCGTCTTGTGCCTTACCCATGGTCTGCTCTTTAGAATTCTGTATGAAATCATCTTGATCCCGATGTAATACTAGTGATTAAATGTCGGGAACCACTCAAACCGTTCGAATAAGACGGAGCTTTATTGAAAACGTTCTTGCTTGACATCCATTGGGATTTGCTTGATCATTTCGGGATTCTCATCGCTGTTGGCTCCATAGCTCATGCTTAGTGTTCCTTTGATCCCGTCATGGGCAATGATCCCAAACAAATCGGTCTGATCTGAGGGGTTTGTCATCCCTTCAAACCGAAAGGAGTGTACAATTTTTAGATCCTCTGGTTGATAAGTTCTTTTGGCATAAAGTGCGACGATTGAGTTGTCCTTTGTCTTAAAGTTGTCTGTAAAGCCATCTTTGGTCAGGGCATTGGATGCTTCTGCGAGTGTATCAAAATTATGCGTGTCCATATCTAGGTTGTTTTAAGTGTACATTGGTTCTATTTCGAACCAAATGGTTAATACTACTTGTGTCATACAATCTTTATAGGAAACGTATTTATACCTTGGTGAGTTTTTTTATTCTAAAATGAAAAACACGCTGTTAAAAAGGTATCAAATACAACCGCCTGGCGCATGCCGTAGAGAGAGTTACAGCATCATTCCACCAGATACTTCTAAGCGCTGGCCATTGATCCATTTGGCATCTTCTGTACAGAGGAATGCTACCACTCCACCTATGTCATCAGGTAATCCTGCCCGACCCAAAGCCGTAAGATTTGCTATCATGCTATTTGCCTCTTTGTTGTCTCTGATTTGTCCATTACCGAAATCTGTTTCTATAGCACCTGGTGCAACTACATTGGCAGTAATTTTACGAGAACCTAATTCTTTCGCAAGGTACTTTGTAAGGACTTCTACTGCTCCTTTCATAGAACCATACGCAGAGGATCCTGGGAGAGAGAAGCGTGCAAGACCAGACGAAATATTAATAATTCGTCCGCCATCACTAAGTATTGGTAATGCCTTTTGAGTTAAGAAAAAAACTCCTTTATAGTGAATGTTTATAACTTCATCAAATTGAACTTCAGTAGTTTCGGCAAAAGACGCATATAACGCTGAACCAGCATTGTTGATTAAGAAGTCAAATTTTTCTGTACCAAAGGTGTTTTTCAATTCGGTCTTTACTGTATTGTAAAAGCTGTCAAAGTTCTTGTTTTGTGCAACGTCGAGTTGTAAGGCTAATACTTTCTGTCCTTTCTTTTTGATGTCGGCGATTACTTTAGCAGCATCATTTGCATTGTTTTGATACGTTAGGATTACGTCGATTCCTTTGTCGGCCAAACGAAGTGCCATATTTTTGCCTAACCCTCTGCTACCGCCAGTGATTAGTGCTATTTTGCTTGTTGTCATGAGTGATTTTGTTTTATAGAATATTATTGGGCAAAGATCTACTCAAGATCAGGGTGTCTGTTTGTATTTATCAATCCATTATTTGCAAATATCAAATTATTGGGGGCAATTCCGGTAATTGAATGGAGCAAGATCAGTTTGTTTTTTAAAGAAATTGGAGAAATGAGCTACCTCTTCAAATCCCAAACAATAGGCAATTTCAGAGACAGACCAGTTGGTCTGTTTGAGTAATATTTTTGCCTCTTGCAATATTCTTTTTGTGATGAAATGGGTAGTGGTTATACCAGTGTTTTCTTTCAGTACTTTGTTGAGGTGATTGACATGAATGGCTAGATGATCCGCGAAATCTCTCGCACTACGCAGCTTGAGTTTCTGCTGAGGAGATTCGATTGGAAACTGTCTCTCTAGCAACTCTATGAATAATGAAGTGACCCGTACAGCTGCATTGTGAGTAGGGTGTAGAGTAGCAGCAGGCTGGAGCTTCTGCCCATAATGAATCAACTCTAAGACATAGGTTCTTAGCAGATCATACTTGAAGGCATAATCAGAGCTGATTTCGTTACTCATCTTACTAAATGTATGCGATATATCTTTGATTTCTTCGTCTTTCAACTCAAACACAGGATAGCCTCCTGACATAAAAATAGGAAATTCATCGAGGACGATTCCACTAATGGATTGGGTAAAGAACTCCTCAGTAAATATGCAAAACTGACCTGCTTGCCGACCGTTTTCAGGGATATAGTTATATGGGATTTTTGGGGTTGCGAAAAGCAGTGCGTTTTGCTCGATCTGAATTACCTTGTCGGCATATTCTGCGCGGTTTTTTCCATGGATGAGACTGATTTTGTAGTAGGCTCTTTTGTTATAAGGCATCTCTCCCTTCTCTTTAACCTTTTGGTAGATTTCTCCCGTATCGAATATGTTGAAATGTCCAATCTCTTTACTGATTCCTAAAGGTATATGGACATTGAGATGATCATAAAATTCTTCAAGACTAGTGTTTTTCATGATTCGATTCTATTTGTATGATTCAAATATACTGACTCGAATGGGAGCTTCTAAATTGCTATGAAAAAACTTGCAGAAACTAAATTGTTCAATTTGCTTTCTTGGTTTTGATCGCTTCGCCCAATTGATAGACTGCAAGTGCATAGAGTGGGCTATGGTTGTATCGGGTGATCACATAGAAGTTGTTGAATCCAAACCAATATTCGCTGCCTTCGTCTAGCACAAACTCCTGTAGTGTTACTTGTTCGTTGGTGCTGCTACCATCTGCAGTCTGAAACCCCATGTTTTGATACGTTTTGATTGATTCACTGGGTTTGACGGATTGCTTCGCCAATGGCAGTTTGGCACTATCGGTGACGATTGCCTTGGTTACTACAGGTTTGCCAGGTTGCCATCTGTGCACCTGGATATAATTGGCGACACTTGCTATGGCGTCATCCACATTGTTCATGAGATCTGTGCTGCCTTGTTGATCAAAGTTTTTGGCGTATGCCAAATAGCTACTAGGCATGAACTGGCAGTAACCCATTGCTCCAGCATAGGATCCCTTGATACTCAGTGGGTCGAGATTTTCTCTTGTACACAATTCAAGGAATTTGCCTAACTCCGCTTTGAAAAATGCTGAGCGCTTGGGATAGCCAAAGGCCAAAGTATATAATGCATCTAGTACCGAATAGCTCCCTGCTCTGGTGCCGAAGAAAGTCTCCACACCGATGATTCCCAGAATGACCTCTTCAGATACACCTGTCTGTTTACTCACTTGTCTGAGTGTTGTTTCGTTGGCAGCCCAAAATTTGATGCCTTCGTCGATACGGGCATCAGTCAAGAACAGTCCCCTGTAGCGCGTCCATGTCATGGTTTGCTCTGCAGGTTTGGTCATCTTGTCGATGATGGAAGGTTGGAAAGTTGCCTTGCTTAC is part of the Reichenbachiella agarivorans genome and harbors:
- a CDS encoding MoaD/ThiS family protein; the protein is MAEIIIPTPLRKFADNQSTIDVVGDNVLSAIENLVTQFPDLKKQIFDAEGNIKRFIRIYKGEDDIESLENEKTSIESDTVISIIPAIAGGTK
- the moeB gene encoding molybdopterin-synthase adenylyltransferase MoeB, with product MSITFSKAELERYSRHLIIPEFNIEGQRKLKEAKVLVIGSGGLGSPVLLYLAAAGVGHLGIVDFDVVDDSNLQRQVLFTVEDVGRPKAEVAKERLQKLNPYIEFTVHDTALTSENALDIIKDYDVIADGTDNFATRYLVNDACVILDKVNVYASIFRFEGQVSVFNYPDQDGVRGPHYRDLFPSPPPPGMVPSCSEGGVMGVLPGMIGTMQANEVIKVITGIGKPLSGRLFLFDTLAFETRTMKIRKNPNTAPVTALIDYEFFCGSGHEDQPEAVAEITAQELKEWMDNERQFQLIDVREPYEYEIANIGGELIPQGQIEAQLDQIRQDKPVVLYCRSGNRSADVLRSLKTKGFDNLYNLKGGVLSWAEHIDPEMAKY
- the mltB gene encoding lytic murein transglycosylase B; translation: MQFIPRIFTILAFLLVSISSLAQINQTDVDDFVRIYASQNHLALEDIEAIVSKATFQPSIIDKMTKPAEQTMTWTRYRGLFLTDARIDEGIKFWAANETTLRQVSKQTGVSEEVILGIIGVETFFGTRAGSYSVLDALYTLAFGYPKRSAFFKAELGKFLELCTRENLDPLSIKGSYAGAMGYCQFMPSSYLAYAKNFDQQGSTDLMNNVDDAIASVANYIQVHRWQPGKPVVTKAIVTDSAKLPLAKQSVKPSESIKTYQNMGFQTADGSSTNEQVTLQEFVLDEGSEYWFGFNNFYVITRYNHSPLYALAVYQLGEAIKTKKAN
- a CDS encoding SDR family NAD(P)-dependent oxidoreductase, which gives rise to MTTSKIALITGGSRGLGKNMALRLADKGIDVILTYQNNANDAAKVIADIKKKGQKVLALQLDVAQNKNFDSFYNTVKTELKNTFGTEKFDFLINNAGSALYASFAETTEVQFDEVINIHYKGVFFLTQKALPILSDGGRIINISSGLARFSLPGSSAYGSMKGAVEVLTKYLAKELGSRKITANVVAPGAIETDFGNGQIRDNKEANSMIANLTALGRAGLPDDIGGVVAFLCTEDAKWINGQRLEVSGGMML
- a CDS encoding helix-turn-helix domain-containing protein, coding for MKNTSLEEFYDHLNVHIPLGISKEIGHFNIFDTGEIYQKVKEKGEMPYNKRAYYKISLIHGKNRAEYADKVIQIEQNALLFATPKIPYNYIPENGRQAGQFCIFTEEFFTQSISGIVLDEFPIFMSGGYPVFELKDEEIKDISHTFSKMSNEISSDYAFKYDLLRTYVLELIHYGQKLQPAATLHPTHNAAVRVTSLFIELLERQFPIESPQQKLKLRSARDFADHLAIHVNHLNKVLKENTGITTTHFITKRILQEAKILLKQTNWSVSEIAYCLGFEEVAHFSNFFKKQTDLAPFNYRNCPQ